In Phaseolus vulgaris cultivar G19833 chromosome 7, P. vulgaris v2.0, whole genome shotgun sequence, the genomic stretch CTGAAATATTTCTTTGAATAAATCCATTCTGATAAGTGGCCATGACTTTTCACCCATCCCCAGCAAGGAGGCAATAGCACGAAACCCACAATGTTCATCCGCTTTAACATCTATTACATCCAAAATATAAGGGTGACATTTCGGATGAAATTGATTAAGCATGGGAATTGCATTGGTGTTGGCCGTCACCTTAACCTTTTCCTTAGGAGTCTTCAAAGATGATGAGCTATCGTTTATAATATGGATGCGATCTACATGCTCAAAATATGAAGGGATGTGTTTTGTAGACCTTTGAAATTTGTTTGCTTGACTCTTTTGGGATCATTTTGTCTTAACTACATTAAGTGGTGCACATAATGTTGTCATGTCTGGGTAGGCAATTTCAAGCAACTTGTTTTTAATTGTCACTTTGCCGCACATGTCAACCTATTTGAACCGGGATAGAATGACATCCCATTCTTGTTGAATTGACAACTCAGATGATGAATCACATTCAAATAAATCTGAAAAGCTTAGTCTCGTCCACATAACATGAACTTCATTAAGAGGAATGACACACATAGCATATCTGGCTAATTCACAAGCACATGATAATCCGTGAGTCCGTCTAAGTACACATCCACAACATTCACTATCAAACCCCACATCATTGACCCGATCAAACTCTTCAGCAATGAGAATCAGAGCATGTCTAGATACAAAGCCAACCAACATTTTATACAACTGCACATTGAATGTGTGTCCTATCACATGTAGACTCATTTCAAAGGATGCCTTGATTTCGTTATGTTGAAGTATAATAACATGCTTGATAGCATCCCAACATGAGCACAAGTCTCCCATGTTATTTTGTAATATTCGTTTCAAAGACCAATGAGCTGATTCAACCCTGTATaagtataaaacataaaacaattagACGTTATACATGTTCTAAACAAAGTAAAGGCATTGATATACCTGTTTGATGTTGTATTTCCTAAATGCATTAATGAATCTGTCCAACACTTTACAAATTTTTCTTTGTGCGGAATAATCCATGTGTTCTTCACATATTCAACAAGTAATGGCCACGGtgaaaaaatagtttcaaaacttTTAATAAACTCATCAAATTTAGCAATATATGTACAGTCAATGATAGTCCTCCATGAATCCATCACAACTTCCCAAGCCTCGACAGAATCAACCAACATTTTACACTTTGCTTTAACATTCTTATTGATATGAAACCGACAAAGAAGATTTCTTGCTTTAGGAAACACAATATTGATGGCATTCATCAAAGCAAGATCTCTATCACAAACAATGACTTCAGGCCCCACATGCGATGTCAAAAGTGACCCTCTAAATTTTTGTAGTGCCCATATGAAGTTCTTTTCCTTCTAGCTAGATAAGAATGCAAAACCAGCAGAAAAGGGCAAACCTGTACAAGTCACACCAACAATCTCAAGCAAAGGCAGTcgatatttttttgttttgtaagtTGTATCCATCAAGAATACAATGTTAAATGCATTCAAAAGTTTCACAGCATCAGGATGAGTCCAAAAACCATCATTGTACTTTCTGTAACTACCCCCCCCCCTTTTCACAGCCTAACAAGACATATGTTTTTCTCCCTTGCTTTCCATTTGCTATGTCAGACCTAATAATGACAATAACAAAACCAAGTCTATAAGCAACCCTACGGACCCATTCAAGTAAGTCTTATCGTGAAGGAAAAACCTACACAAAATTATTCCAACAATATTACAAAAATCACTTCTTCAAATTATAAAGCAATAAACATAAAtagaatgaaattttattcacCTCATCTGTTGTAAAATGAGTACCATA encodes the following:
- the LOC137829299 gene encoding uncharacterized protein, coding for MDMEVGLITKRSDEVEMIYMEELMNYVHQHELVEEDYGTHFTTDEKEKNFIWALQKFRGSLLTSHVGPEVIVCDRDLALMNAINIVFPKARNLLCRFHINKNVKAKCKMLVDSVEAWEVVMDSWRTIIDCTYIAKFDEFIKSFETIFSPWPLLVEYVKNTWIIPHKEKFVKCWTDSLMHLGNTTSNRVESAHWSLKRILQNNMGDLCSCWDAIKHVIILQHNEIKASFEMSLHVIGHTFNVQLYKMLVGFVSRHALILIAEEFDRVNDVGFDSECCGCVLRRTHGLSCACELARYAMCVIPLNEVHVMWTRLSFSDLFECDSSSELSIQQEWDVILSRSSSLKTPKEKVKVTANTNAIPMLNQFHPKCHPYILDVIDVKADEHCGFRAIASLLGMGEKSWPLIRMDLFKEIFQWREEYATLLGGHQRVEHIKRSLLVDELLVASVDKWMTIPDMGYLIASRYNNILVCKNG